GGCGCGATGGTCTGCGCGGGCACCCCCTCTCCGGCCAGCATGGCGAGGATGAGGAAGAGTTCGACGGGCGTCTGTGGCGTGTCGGTCTCGTCTACGGAGACTTCGGTGATGAAATTCTCCGCGCCTTTTTTCTCCGCAATGTGGCGGTAGATGGCGCCGGCCTCCTGCGCGGCGAGGAGGAATTTTTCCGCGGTGGCGCGCACGATTTCCTCGGTGAGCGTGAAGGGCTGCGCGATGCCGGGGATGGCGAGGGCGCCGAGGTATTTGCGCGTGCTTTCGATGAACTTCGCGAGGGACTCCTCGGAGGCGGGCTTGCCGGTGAAATCGGCGACGTCGAGCGTATAGAAGTCGCTCGCGGCGATGAAGGCGTCCACGGTCTTGAGGCCGATGTGGTCGGCATCGACGTAGTAGGCTTCCGTCCAGCCGAGCGCGGTGACCGCGGCGTCGGCCTCGGCGCGGAGATCGTCGGGCCGGCTCTTGACGATGGTGTGCTCGCGGTTGGATTTGTTCCAGGTGGGATGGACCTCGAGTCCCAGCTTGCGCGCTTCGACGATGGCCTGGAGCTGGGCGCGGCCCTGATGGGCGAAGCGATCTCCGGAGCCGAACGTGTATTTTTGGATCTTCATGGAATCTGGATGAAAACGGCGCGGCAGGGCGAGCCGGAGAGGCCGGGCACCAGCAGCGGGAGGGCCTGGAAGATGGCGCCCTCGGCGGCCTCGCGCCAGCCGTCGCGGAAGCAGAGATCCTCGACGACCCAGATGCCTGCGCCAAGAACGATCTCGTGCGTGCGGGTGTTGTCGGGATCGCGGCTGCCGCCGATGGAATAGTGGTCGATGCCGATGCCTTTCACGCCCCGGGCGACGAGCCACTCCGCGCCCTCGGGAGAGAGGTAGGGCGAGTGGTAGTGCCATTCCTCGGTCTTCGCGCGGCGATGACCCCAGCCGGTGTTCAGGAGGACGATCTTGCCGGCGAGGTCGTCGGGCAGGGCGGACGCAAGCGCGGCGCGATCGATGGCGTGATCGGGGCCGATGCCGGCAAGATCGGCGACGTGAGCGGGGCCGGTGAAGGTCTCGAGCGGGAAAGCGTCGATGCTCGCGCCGTTGGCGAGCTTGTGGAGCGGGGCGTCGAGGTGCGTGCCGGTGTGCGAGGCGAAATGGAAGACTTCCATGCGCCAGCCATCGGCGGGATGGTCGGCGATGCGCGGGAGTTGCACGGGCGGATGGACCGGGCAGTTAGGTGCGCCGTCGGCGAGGGGCTGGGAGAGGTCAAAGATGCGCATGACGACTAGTTCGAGGCGATTTTGAAGACGACGGTTTCCGCAGGGAAGGGGCCGGGTGCGATGGGTTCCTGCTCGGTGCTCACGAGGATACCGGGGGTGGCGTCGCTCGGGATGGGATTATCGGCGTGCGCCGAGGGGAAGATGCCGAGCCAGACCCCGACGAGGATGAGAGGCAGCGCAAGGTGGGGGAAACGGATGCGTGTCACGGGAGGATCAGGCGAGGATGGGGTCCCGATGCGCGGGAAGGCCGCGGGTGAAGTTGTGATTGTGGATCGGCGCGAGGATATCGAGCACCTCGGCGAGAAGCTGCTCGTCCAGGGGCTCGCTGGCGTAGGCGATGTTGTCCCGGATGTTCTGCGGGCGGGCGGTGCCGACGAGCGTGGTGGCAATGTCGGGATTCGCGCAGCAGAACTGGACGGCCAGCTTCACGATGTCCACTCCGCGCGCCTGGCAATGCGCGACAGCCTTGCGGCAGCCCTCCTTGATCGCCTCGCTGGCGGGATGCCAGCCCGGCGCTCCCTGGGGCGTGAGCAGCCCCATGCCGGTCGGCGATGCGTTGATGACGCCGACCCCCTTTTCCTTGAGGGAAGGCAGGAGATCGCCGAGCGAGGTGTCGTTGAGCTCGTAATGGCAGAACGAGAGGATCGTCTCCACGATGCCGGGTTCGACGCGGTCGAGAATGCTTGGAAAAACATTCAGCGGCAGGCCGGTGATGCCGACGTGACGGACAAGTCCCTGCTTCTTGAGGTTGTGCAGTGCCGGCAGCGTCTCGTTCACGATCTGGTCATGATCCGCGAACTCGATGTCGTGACACTGGATGAGATCGATATGATCGACGCCGAGTCGCACGAGGCTGTGCTCGACGCTGCGCTCGGTGCTGGCGCGGGAGAAGTCGTAGTCGCCGCGGGCCTCGCTGTAGCTGCCGATCTTCGTGGCGAGGAGGTAGCGGGACCGATCCACGCCCTCGAGCGCGCGGCCGAGCACCTTCTCGGCGCGGGTGCCCCCGTAGGCTGGTGACACGTCGATGAAATTGATCCCGCCGTCGAGCGCGGCATGCACGGTCTCGATGCATTCGTCGAGTTTCACGGAATGAAAGACTCCTCCGAGCGAAGAAGCGCCGAAACTGAGGACGGAAACGTTCAGGCCGGTCTGGCCAAGAGGACGATACTTCATGAAACGAAAGCGGATTATTCTGGGAGTGAGGTGTCAACCTAATTGGCACCGTGAGAACGGAACATGGCCCTCCTTGTCGAATCCATGACGATTCTTGACTTGCTCCCGGGGGGCGCTACGTAGGGTTCATGCGTCCTGCCGATGCCTCGCCGCCGGGCTTCATGTCGCGTGCCGTGCGGAAGGCACGGCGTTTCTATCTCCAGCTCGAGCCCGACCAAAAGGGCCGCTTTACCGTCCTCTGCGGAGGCTGGGAACGCTGCGCGCCGAATTACGACGTCAACCGCTCCCGCTTTCCTCATCACGGCGTGGAGTTCGTTGCGGACGGGGAAGGCTGGCTGGAATTGAACGGAAAGTCGCACCCGCTTCACCGCGGTGTCGCCTTCGCCTACGGCCCCGGCGTTCCGCATCGGATGCGCACGCATCCCGATCGCTGCCTGGTGAAGTATTTCGTGGATTTTGCGGGGAGTGACTGCGTCCCGCTGCTTGCCGAGTGCGGCTTGACGCCCGGCGTATGCCGCGCGGTGGCGGAGCCGGACACGGCGATCGCGGCCTTCGAGCAAGTGCTGGCTGCGGGGCTGGATTACGGCCGACACGTGGCGCGCGTCACCGCCCTGCAGGCGGAGGTGTTGCTGCTGCGACTTTCGGATGCCCACCAGCCGCTCGACGGGCGACTGCGCTCGAGGCAGACGTTCGAGCGATGTCGAGCCCATCTCGACGCGCACTTCCTCGAACTGCGCGCGGTCGAGGACGTCGCGTGCGCCTGCCATGTCGATCCGGCGTATTTGAGCCGGCTCTTTGCGATGCACGGAGGCGAACCGCCGTATCGGTATCTGATGCGCCGGAAAATGGCGTATGCCGCCGAGCTGCTCCACGGCGGGAGCCTGATCGTCCGAGAGGTGGCCGACCGGCTCGGGCTCGACCCGTTTCAGTTTTCTCGCGCCTTCAAGCGCATCCATGGCATTTCGCCGGCGAAATTCATGGCCCTCTACGCCGGGGCGAGCGGCGAGGAGCGGGAATCGCCTCGCAACGAACAAGCCTGAAAACAGGTCTCCGCTGATGGAGTGATTCGATCGAGATCGTGGAGATCGCCTTCGAGACCACTGCCGCCCGACGCAGCGCACTCGTGCTCTGGCTGCCGATGGCGAGAACAAGTCAAGAATCATCATGCAGAGGACGAGGAATGCCATGTTTCGTCCCTCGCTGCGGCGTCTCGCCGAGGAAGGGACATGGCTCTTTTTTTCGAAATGAATTGCGGATTTAAGAATTTCTCCGGGTTAGGATTCCACCGCAACGCCTTGAAAAATGGTTGAGAAAACAGCTTCCCCCAAACCTAAACGCCTCCTGAGGGGGCGCTTCCTCGTCATCAGCATCCTCTTTCACGTGATCCTGGCCGTCGTGGCGACGTATCTCGTGGTGCAGACGTTCATGCCGCGCCCGCCGTCGTTCAAACCGGGGCCGCCGGCACCGCGCAACAGGGAGGTCGAGCACAAGATCGACATGGTGAAGAAACAGAACACCATGAGTGCGCCGATGCAGACGAAGCGCATCACCTCCACCGGCCTGTCGAAGGTCGTGCTGCCGGAGATGCCGGATGTCGCAAGCCCGGAGCCTGCGACGCCGACCACCATGGCAGGAATGGGCGCTCCCGCGGCGGGATTTGGAATGGGCAAGATCGGCGGCGGGGATGGAGCCGCGGGCGGAGGGTCGCCCTTCTTTGGACTCCGTGACAGCGGTGCTGGCCTTGAGGGCACATTTTACGATTTCAAGCGCGAGGCGAAGGACCGTTCCGTGGATAAAGTTCCGCCCTTCGACCAGATCGTGGATCGTTTCACCACCGGCGCGTGGGGACCCAAGAATTTCAAGAACTTCCAATCTCCGGTAAAACTCTACGGGAAGACGTTTCTCTTTCCTGCAATTCGCGACACGGAGGCGGGCAAAGCTTTCCAGGCGCCGGAGACGGCGCCCGGCGGATGGCTCGCGCATTACGTAGGCATGATCGTTCCTCCGGAGAATGGAACGTATCGCTTCGTGGGGTTTGGCGATAACGTAATGATTGTCAAATTGGATACGGCGCTCGTGCTCGACGCGTCGGACAAGGGGTATACGAAGCGGCGGCGCGAAGCGGGCGGCGGCATCGATTTTCCAGCCAAGAAGTCGACGCCGATCTTTTTCGGCACCTGGTTCACCCTGCGGAAGGGAGATCCAAAGCGCATGGAAGTCGTTGTGGGCGACGAAGGGGGCATTTTTTGCGCGGGGCTCTTCCTGCAAAAACAAGGGGTCAAATACGAGCAGGGCGCGCGCGGTGTCCCCAATCTTCCGCTATTTAAGATTGGGAGCTTGAACGATGCTCAAAAGAAAGCGTTCGGGCAGTATCTTCCGGCCGGCGCTTTTGAGGGACCTTCCTTCTCGACGCGGCCCGGGGGCGGTCCGCTCGGAGGACTCTGATGCGGATGGCGGCTCGCTTCCTGGATGGCGGGAGGTCCCTCGGCCATTCCGGCAAGTGATTACCGGTTCTCGAGTATGGCCCGCCGGGATTCGCGAATGCCCTCGATCTCCGCCATCGCGCGCTTGCGAAGATTATCTGGAAATGCGGCTGCCCAGGCTGCCGACGTGTCGACGTCGCGCAGAGCCCATTGGTGCAGCACGGAAATCGCGGCCTCGTCCTGCCTGGGGCCAGGCGCCATTTCCGAAGCGACGATTTTCGCGGCCGTGGCGGGGTCCGATTGCGAGCCGATGAACGCGATTCGTGCGAGAAACGCGTCGCGCATCTCACGGTCTTCCTGCTGTTGCGCCCAGTCATGCGCAGCCTCGAAGTCGCGCGTCGCCCATTGCGCAGCGAGGTTTTCGAGCAGGGCGGCATCCGTATCATCGAGATTGGAGTCGAGGGCGAACAAAACGGCCTGGCGCGGATCGTGTTCGGCGAGAGCGAGGCAGTGGCGCACGAGGGAGAGAGGTTTTTCCTGAGTGACAGCCTGCGGCGAAGGTTGCGGTGGGAGGGCGAGGAGCTGCCTCTGCGGCGAGGGGCTCGAGTTCAGGGAAGCGGCGACGGGCTCGATCGCGGTGCCGGGTGGCGAAGGACGCTGCCACGCGAGCACGCCGATCAGGAGGACCACGCCGGGCAGGAGTGCGAGGAGAAGGGGTCTGCTCATTGGGGGGAGTGTCGTTGCCGCGATGGTTGCCGCAGCGTCGAACAAAGACGGCAGACCATATCATGGGACGATGCGGAGAAGCCACTCCTGATCGTCTCCCTTGAGGTCTTTCCGCGGGATGACATGGGGGGCCGTCGGCGTGGCTGCCGCCCGATACGTCCATCACCGCGTCGCTGGCCAGCCCGGTGACTACACAACGAGACGACACTCGGGACGTGTCGAATGCGGGAGCGCGGCTCTCCGGTGATCGAGGCTAACCGATGCGGCCACCTTCGGCAGGCGGCATCGTCTCATCCTCGGGCGAAGAAATGGGTTCAGGACGAATCTCGATATTCCTCTCTATCCGACGTGAGACAGCATAAAGGACAATGCCAACGGCTGCCATCACCGCCCCGCAGAAGAGGAAAGCGCCGCGCCCGGCGAGCGAGTTCGGGATAGCCATGAGCAGAAGGATAAAACAGCCGTAAATCGTGCAGAGAATCCCGAGCAGTCGATAAATGGAGGACTGCACTTGCTCGACCCCGTGTTTGTCAACGGGGGTCGCCAGATCGCCGAAGAATCGGTCGATGCGCCCCCGTTCTTCCGCCGGCGCCGCCTTGTAAAACAACCCGGTGAAAAAATACCATGTCGAGCCGACGAGCACCGTGCCACCCAGTGTGGTCATCCCCAGTTTGATGTAAGTGGCTTCATCGTGGCTGAGGGGCTTTTGCCAGCCAAACCACGATTGGAGAACCTCCGGAGAGAAATACTCGCCGAGCATCCATGACGCGAAGCCGGCAACCAGCGCGGTGCTCCATGCCGACCAACCGGGTGTCCGTCGATAGAAGAGGCCGTAGATCAGTGGAAGGGCAAGCGGCATGAGGAGATTCGCCGCAAGCTGGTTGACGAAATCGAAGAGGTTCGTCTGGCGAATGCTGTTGATATAAAGCGCGAGAAGAACGATCACGGCGCCGAAGAGAAGCGTGCAAAGCTTTCCCGCGATGAGGAGGTGCTTCTCGGAAGCGTGGGGACGGAACAGTGGCTTGTAAAGGCTGCGGATGGCGATGCCGACATTTTTATTGAGGCCCGCGTCCATGCTTGTCACCGTGGCGCCAAGCATTCCCGAGAGTAACAGCCCAAGGAGCCCCTGCGGCATCACGTCCATGGCGACCGCAAGAAACGCGGCCTCATGAGGCTGCTTGAGGGCGGGAAATTCGGCGGCGAGATTGGGATGCAGAATCGTGGCGGCCATCGGAGGGATGAACCAAATCAAGGGGCCGATAATGGTGCCGACCAGAGGGATGATCACCATGCGGCGCGCATCTCGATCACTGCGCGTCATGAGATACATCGTCGAGCGCTCCATGTTGTTCTCGTCGGAAAACTTGAGCCAGAGGTTGGCCAGGATCCAGACGAGGAGGATCT
This genomic stretch from Chthoniobacterales bacterium harbors:
- a CDS encoding tagaturonate epimerase family protein — encoded protein: MKIQKYTFGSGDRFAHQGRAQLQAIVEARKLGLEVHPTWNKSNREHTIVKSRPDDLRAEADAAVTALGWTEAYYVDADHIGLKTVDAFIAASDFYTLDVADFTGKPASEESLAKFIESTRKYLGALAIPGIAQPFTLTEEIVRATAEKFLLAAQEAGAIYRHIAEKKGAENFITEVSVDETDTPQTPVELFLILAMLAGEGVPAQTIAPKFTGRFNKGVDYVGDLAQFEKEFDEDLCVIAFSIREFNLPATLKLSVHSGSDKFSLYPIINRLVKKHDAGLHVKTAGTTWLEEVIGLAESGGDALAIAKDVYAGAYGRFDELTGPYATVIDIQKDRLPTPEEVAGWSSEKYAATLRHEQACPDYNADFRQLIHVGFKVAAEMKTRYTDALAANEAIIARNVTHNLLERHIKPIFG
- a CDS encoding cyclase family protein, which encodes MRIFDLSQPLADGAPNCPVHPPVQLPRIADHPADGWRMEVFHFASHTGTHLDAPLHKLANGASIDAFPLETFTGPAHVADLAGIGPDHAIDRAALASALPDDLAGKIVLLNTGWGHRRAKTEEWHYHSPYLSPEGAEWLVARGVKGIGIDHYSIGGSRDPDNTRTHEIVLGAGIWVVEDLCFRDGWREAAEGAIFQALPLLVPGLSGSPCRAVFIQIP
- a CDS encoding aldo/keto reductase; protein product: MKYRPLGQTGLNVSVLSFGASSLGGVFHSVKLDECIETVHAALDGGINFIDVSPAYGGTRAEKVLGRALEGVDRSRYLLATKIGSYSEARGDYDFSRASTERSVEHSLVRLGVDHIDLIQCHDIEFADHDQIVNETLPALHNLKKQGLVRHVGITGLPLNVFPSILDRVEPGIVETILSFCHYELNDTSLGDLLPSLKEKGVGVINASPTGMGLLTPQGAPGWHPASEAIKEGCRKAVAHCQARGVDIVKLAVQFCCANPDIATTLVGTARPQNIRDNIAYASEPLDEQLLAEVLDILAPIHNHNFTRGLPAHRDPILA
- a CDS encoding AraC family transcriptional regulator, with amino-acid sequence MRPADASPPGFMSRAVRKARRFYLQLEPDQKGRFTVLCGGWERCAPNYDVNRSRFPHHGVEFVADGEGWLELNGKSHPLHRGVAFAYGPGVPHRMRTHPDRCLVKYFVDFAGSDCVPLLAECGLTPGVCRAVAEPDTAIAAFEQVLAAGLDYGRHVARVTALQAEVLLLRLSDAHQPLDGRLRSRQTFERCRAHLDAHFLELRAVEDVACACHVDPAYLSRLFAMHGGEPPYRYLMRRKMAYAAELLHGGSLIVREVADRLGLDPFQFSRAFKRIHGISPAKFMALYAGASGEERESPRNEQA